The Drosophila bipectinata strain 14024-0381.07 unplaced genomic scaffold, DbipHiC1v2 scaffold_173, whole genome shotgun sequence genome has a segment encoding these proteins:
- the LOC138927084 gene encoding uncharacterized protein, with protein MAELPYPRVAAFHRPFSYTGVDYFGPLMVRVRRSSEKRYGVLFTCLSTRAIHLEVAYSLTTDSCILAVRSFMARRGCPVELWSDNGTNFQGACTELHGMEVHSTLISPQGRAWERLVRSVKTALESILLDKRPSDELLRATLMEAVVNSRPLTYIPLEDENEESLTPNHFLLGSSTGRGPTMEPIPEGVQLKKSWRESQQLADSFWRRWLQEYLPVITRRTKWCEKAKPLVEGDIVYVCDPGQPRSQWPKGRILKVNLSSDG; from the exons ATGGCGGAACTTCCCTATCCAAGAGTAGCAGCCTTTCATAGGCCTTTCAGCTACACGGGTGTGGACTACTTTGGTCCTCTGATGGTGCGGGTCAGACGCAGTTCAGAGAAACGATACGGCGTGCTCTTCACCTGCCTATCTACGAGGGCAATACATCTAGAGGTAGCGTATTCATTAACAACTGACTCTTGTATTCTAGCGGTGCGCAGTTTTATGGCCCGACGAGGGTGCCCAGTGGAACTCTGGAGCGACAACGGCACCAATTTTCAAGGAGCCTGCACGGAGTTGC ATGGCATGGAAGTTCATTCCACCCTCATCTCCCCACAGGGGCGGGCATGGGAGCGCTTGGTGCGTTCCGTGAAGACGGCATTGGAATCAATCCTCCTTGACAAACGACCATCGGATGAGTTGCTGAGAGCCACTCTAATGGAGGCGGTCGTCAACTCGCGACCCCTAACATACATCCCATTGGAAGATGAGAACGAAGAATCACTGACACCGAATCATTTCCTGCTTGGAAGCTCAACTGGAAGAGGACCGACGATGGAGCCCATACCCGAAGGAGTGCAGCTCAAGAAAAGCTGGAGGGAATCACAACAACTGGCGGACTCGTTCTGGAGGCGATGGCTTCAAGAATACCTGCCAGTGATCACTAGGCGGACCAAGTGGTGCGAAAAGGCTAAGCCTCTTGTAGAAGGGGATATCGTGTATGTGTGCGATCCCGGACAGCCGCGTAGCCAGTGGCCGAAAGGAAGAATCCTGAAGGTGAACCTTAGCTCGGACGGTTAA
- the LOC138927085 gene encoding uncharacterized protein encodes MNRGNGLDEIAIANLLEEDESDVDIEDSGEDHPILGELVEEPSSSEDSSDDENTPLNVLFNKSSIITFSKTGLRGKDRHNIRNKHIVTGIVLASKEAQDLQTELRLLEEEVQLLQLRQQLLHRRKALMGKLPRERLSETGHAEKMPGASSTRYQNAGTDTIGEVAVVEGNGSTQRAHAGPPWLFSTSGEDNSAARVTKPVGRPSYEQLTARKTSVAELVKFSGRPEDWPLFIATYEQTKELCGFTDAENLIRLRHALEGPAKNAVQSLMLHADCVPQIIATLRMRFGRPEIIIDLLVTRIKQFPQVRENKLEMLVDFSVEVQNVCATMKASKLDQYLNNPALTQELVSKLPSMVQTFWGMHKASLTVCTLAEFSTWLSQMAEGASHVIVPSSSSRTERRGTVHTHTVRQGCRLCTRNCRTLQECPAFLEMTTRDRWNATRRCGLCWRCFQSHKVERCGVPNPCGIDRCLERHHPLLHRGSAAPVQARCHAHRQEGVEMLFRVLPVTLYGNGRQVNTYAFIDDGSSLTLIDAPLLEDLGVKGQPQPLCMQWTAGMHRYEDSSVRLDLRISGIGQTKQYDLRDVHSVQSLDLPSQSLDITHLKAQHTHLRHLPLSGYDSAQPRLLIGLNNCKLGRVLRTKEGTTEEPIAEKTRLGWTIKGRSSNSVGDDITPNYHVFHICACEADENKEILRLLEQCMWSDCGPRPEMNSKSVSNDDQLAIQQLEKNTRRINGRFETGLLWRYKDDKDDKMTMDSLPTALKRARCLYQKLTREPELAKGIRRQLDEYVKKGYARPITSEEAEEEPYWYLPIFPVLCANKPGKLRIVWDAAAKTEGNSLNTMLLKGPDQLAQLVPILHRFREKRIAIGGDIAEMFHQVRIHTEDQRYQRFVFIDPNTQRRENYTMQVMTFGASCSPSCAQYVKNRNAESFKKEYPRAVKCILENHYVDDMLDSVDTEEEAISLARQVHYIHLQGGFLIRNLVSNSREVLSALGEGAPTLVRLDETTDGQTEKVLGMWWDTKEDLIRYRVSPRYRHKELLEGRQRPTKREFLSALMSIYDPLGLISFYVMYAKIIFQEIWRSGCTWDDPIPEAEWIKWKRWLRYIPDVEKMTIPRCHMRESLMGSEVEMHTFVDASENGFAARKYKQFVAFRVIEILDGTSVKDWRWVPSSENVADDATKWNKGPDFNRESRWLNGPRFLWQERQFWPLTEAEEGDESGMELKAQFIGVCDGFTDVGRATLIDYERFPIWTRLLWSTARTVWCMRRWKAKALQRSDIENQPSQEDTRVAEIRLILQGKPLKKNNLLYKLGPYMDSDGVLKLDERAKMIKGSDRVVLPCGSHITQLIIKEFHRRFLHANHETVVNELRQRFWIP; translated from the exons ATGAATAGAGGCAATGGTTTAGACGAGATTGCGATTGCAAACCTTCTTGAAGAGGACGAATCCGATGTGGATATTGAAGATTCTGGTGAAGATCATCCAATTTTGGGCGAATTAGTTGAGGAACCAAGTTCTTCAGAAGACTCTTCAGATGACGAAAACACACCATTAAATGTGTTGTTTAATAAGTCCAGTATTATTACTTTTTCTAAAACTGGTCTTCGCGGAAAGGATCGTCATAA CATAAGAAATAAGCATATTGTTACTGGTATTGTATTGGCCTCGAAGGAAGCGCAGGACCTGCAGACGGAGCTAAGGTTGTTGGAGGAAGAAGTTCAGTTGCTGCAGTTGCGACAACAACTTCTACATAGGCGAAAGGCGCTCATGGGCAAGCTCCCAAGGGAGAGGCTATCGGAGACTGGCCACGCAGAAAAGATGCCTGGAGCATCTAGTACACGGTACCAGAATGCTGGTACGGACACAATTGGTGAAGTTGCCGTTGTGGAAGGAAACGGCAGTACGCAGAGAGCCCACGCTGGGCCCCCATGGCTCTTTTCTACCAGTGGGGAGGACAACTCAGCTGCTAGGGTCACTAAACCTGTGGGCAGACCATCTTACGAACAATTGACAGCGAGGAAGACTAGCGTGGCTGAGTTGGTGAAGTTTTCCGGAAGGCCGGAGGACTGGCCCTTATTCATCGCAACGTATGAACAGACGAAGGAGCTATGCGGATTCACGGATGCCGAGAACCTAATCCGGCTTCGGCATGCGTTGGAAGGACCAGCCAAGAACGCAGTACAAAGTCTAATGCTGCATGCGGACTGTGTTCCGCAGATAATCGCCACGCTAAGAATGCGATTTGGGCGACCCGAAATTATCATTGACTTGTTAGTGACAAGGATTAAACAATTTCCTCAAGTGAGGGAGAATAAGCTTGAAATGCTGGTTGACTTCTCGGTGGAGGTGCAAAATGTTTGTGCCACGATGAAAGCCTCCAAGTTGGACCAGTACTTAAACAACCCAGCGCTCACGCAGGAGCTAGTGAGCAAGTTGCCATCGATGGTGCAGACGTTTTGGGGAATGCACAAAGCCTCTCTAACAGTGTGTACGTTGGCTGAGTTTAGTACGTGGCTTTCGCAGATGGCAGAAGGAGCGAGCCATGTGATAGTCCCAAGTTCGTCGTCAAGAACGGAGAGAAGGGGCACggtacatacacacactgtGCGCCAAGGCTGTCGGCTTTGCACCCGCAATTGCAGAACCCTGCAGGAGTGTCCAGCATTCCTGGAAATGACGACCCGCGATCGCTGGAATGCTACTCGACGGTGTGGCTTGTGCTGGAGATGCTTCCAGAGCCACAAGGTGGAAAGATGCGGCGTCCCCAATCCTTGCGGAATAGATAGATGCCTAGAACGCCATCATCCCCTGTTGCATCGCGGCAGCGCGGCTCCCGTCCAAGCCAGGTGCCATGCACACCGACAAGAAGGTGTGGAAATGCTGTTCAGGGTATTGCCAGTGACTTTGTATGGAAATGGTAGGCAAGTCAACACGTATGCCTTCATCGACGACGGGTCATCTCTAACCTTGATCGACGCCCCATTGCTAGAAGACCTTGGAGTGAAGGGACAACCGCAGCCTCTATGTATGCAGTGGACTGCCGGCATGCACCGGTATGAGGACAGCTCGGTCAGACTCGACTTAAGGATCTCCGGCATTGGCCAAACAAAGCAATATGATCTTCGCGACGTTCACTCGGTCCAGTCTCTTGATCTCCCGTCACAGTCGTTGGATATAACCCACCTGAaagcacaacacacacaccttCGACACCTACCACTGTCCGGATACGACTCAGCACAGCCCAGGCTCTTGATAGGTCtcaataattgcaaactaGGGCGCGTGCTTCGCACCAAGGAAGGCACAACAGAAGAACCGATCGCTGAGAAGACCCGCCTGGGGTGGACGATTAAAGGAAGAAGCTCCAACAGTGTGGGTGATGACATAACCCCAAACTACCACGTGTTTCACATTTGTGCATGTGAAGCTGACGAGAACAAGGAGATCTTGCGCCTGCTTGAGCAGTGCATGTGGTCGGACTGCGGCCCTAGACCAGAGATGAATAGCAAGAGCGTATCCAATGATGACCAATTGGCTATACAGCAGCTGGAGAAGAACACGAGGCGTATAAATGGCCGATTTGAAACAGGTCTGCTTTGGAGGTATAAAGATGACAAAGATGACAAGATGACAATGGATAGTTTACCTACAGCCCTAAAGCGGGCACGATGCCTGTACCAGAAACTGACTCGCGAGCCGGAGCTTGCGAAGGGAATTCGCCGACAGCTAGATGAGTACGTGAAGAAAGGATATGCACGGCCCATTACGTCGGAAGAAGCTGAGGAAGAGCCATATTGGTATCTACCTATCTTTCCCGTGCTATGCGCCAACAAGCCAGGAAAGCTTCGCATAGTCTGGGATGCGGCTGCGAAGACGGAAGGGAACTCGCTGAACACAATGCTGCTGAAGGGACCTGACCAACTAGCGCAGTTGGTACCAATACTTCACAGATTTAGAGAGAAACGTATTGCTATCGGCGGCGATATCGCCGAGATGTTTCATCAGGTCAGGATACACACAGAAGATCAGAGATACCAACGCTTTGTATTTATAGACCCAAACACACAACGGAGAGAGAACTACACCATGCAGGTAATGACGTTTGGGGCTAGTTGCTCCCCCAGCTGTGCCCAGTACGTGAAGAACAGAAATGCAGAGTCGTTCAAGAAGGAATACCCACGCGCTGTGAAGTGCATATTGGAGAATCACTATGTAGACGACATGCTGGACAGCGTCGACACGGAGGAAGAAGCTATAAGCCTCGCGCGTCAGGTCCACTACATTCATCTTCAGGGCGGATTCCTCATTCGAAACTTGGTATCGAATTCCAGAGAAGTATTAAGCGCACTCGGCGAAGGAGCACCAACGCTAGTGAGACTAGACGAAACAACGGATGGACAGACCGAGAAGGTGCTGGGAATGTGGTGGGACACGAAAGAAGATCTCATCCGCTACCGTGTATCCCCACGATATCGCCATAAGGAACTTCTCGAAGGAAGGCAACGACCCACCAAACGAGAGTTTCTCAGTGCGTTGATGTCTATATATGATCCTTTAGGGCTCATATCCTTCTACGTgatgtatgcaaaaataatatttcaggaaatatggcGAAGTGGATGTACCTGGGATGACCCCATACCTGAGGCAGAATGGATTAAATGGAAGCGATGGCTTCGGTATATCCCGGACGTTGAGAAAATGACCATCCCAAGATGCCACATGAGGGAGTCGCTGATGGGTTCAGAAGTGGAGATGCACACCTTCGTGGACGCAAGCGAGAATGGATTTGCCGCC AGGAAGTACAAACAATTTGTAGCATTCCGTGTGATCGAGATTCTAGACGGTACTAGCGTCAAGGACTGGCGCTGGGTACCTTCCTCCGAGAACGTGGCGGACGACGCCACTAAGTGGAACAAAGGACCTGATTTCAACCGAGAAAGTCGATGGTTAAACGGGCCGAGATTTCTTTGGCAAGAGAGGCAATTTTGGCCGCTGACAGAGGCGGAAGAAGGAGACGAGTCAGGAATGGAACTAAAGGCGCAATTCATCGGCGTATGTGACGGATTCACAGACGTAGGCCGCGCGACCCTCATAGACTATGAGCGGTTCCCAATCTGGACCCGTCTGCTATGGAGTACCGCAAGAACGGTATGGTGTATGAGGCGATGGAAGGCCAAGGCTCTACAACGATCGGACATCGAAAATCAGCCATCACAAGAAGATACCAGGGTCGCGGAGATACGGTTAATTTTACAAGGAAAACCATTGAAGAAGAATAACCTACTATACAAGCTGGGACCGTATATGGATTCCGATGGAGTATTAAAGCTGGATGAACGTGCCAAGATGATCAAGGGTAGCGACCGCGTCGTACTCCCCTGCGGCAGCCACATTACGCAGCTCATCATAAAGGAATTTCACCGAAGATTTCTGCACGCTAACCACGAGACGGTGGTCAACGAACTACGACAAAGATTTTGGATACCATAG